The following are encoded in a window of Torulaspora globosa chromosome 4, complete sequence genomic DNA:
- a CDS encoding uncharacterized protein (ancestral locus Anc_3.501), whose translation MSASLINRSLTTVRTELEFLRESNVISEETYNQINSSLPQKYRPNESEDSVASKGAEFVEALYRFDPQQDGDLALSPGDKVEVLEKSSNEWFKGRCNGRVGMFPSNYVKPAFSGSEASRPSVPPPPQYEQQQVQRMDTQQSGGSYQQPLPYPPPSTGYYQQQPAPQPVQQVQQEQPQQHHASGQLRKFGSKLGNAAIFGAGATMGSDLVNSIF comes from the coding sequence atgtcAGCTTCGTTGATCAACCGTTCTTTAACCACTGTCAGGACAGAACTTGAGTTTTTGAGGGAGTCGAACGTTATCTCGGAGGAAACGTACAACCAGATCAACAGCAGTTTGCCTCAGAAATACCGTCCAAATGAGTCAGAAGATTCCGTTGCGTCCAAAGGTGCGGAGTTTGTCGAAGCGTTGTATCGCTTTGATCCCCAGCAGGATGGAGATCTGGCTTTGAGTCCCGGCGACAAAGTGgaagttttggaaaagtCTTCGAATGAGTGGTTCAAGGGTAGATGCAACGGTCGCGTCGGCATGTTCCCTTCGAACTACGTCAAGCCGGCTTTTTCTGGCTCTGAAGCGTCTCGTCCCAGCGTGCCACCTCCACCGCAAtatgagcagcagcaggtGCAACGCATGGACACGCAGCAGTCTGGCGGCTCGTACCAGCAGCCACTGCCTTACCCACCTCCTTCAACTGGGTACTATCAGCAACAGCCGGCACCACAGCCGGTGCAGCAGGTGCAGCAGGAGCAGCCACAGCAGCACCATGCCAGCGGTCAGCTGCGGAAATTTGGTAGTAAGTTGGGTAATGCTGCCATCTTCGGTGCTGGTGCCACCATGGGTTCAGATCTTGTTAACAGTATCTTTTAG
- a CDS encoding uncharacterized protein (ancestral locus Anc_3.505) has translation MRKFQLTGWRCAILLIYLASWCRDACVYAVFVPWLDDDPFHELHEADNQAERHNLPPVLPPGKLSDENRSLPERGKVPTYVVDYCPLVHLYSEERYWPADISDYVTHFKLTDPCGTPIIDQQHLTLNDLKSHYAYKLPNGSSVKIPSDLVYMTSLDDFDKDPRWLLGFSPEYGTGHIKNAPAVLFVADKGNGWVDAFWFYFYPFNLGAFVMGYGPWGNHVGDWEHSLVRFYRGEPKYIWMSAHGGGGAYRYEALEKVKKLRRENGKLTPDIIYRPLIFSARGTHANYASVGQHSHDVPFFFMPLSDFTDRGPMWDPSLNFYAYTLDDLEVAPCGAKEQSMGTSWIHYGGRWGDKQLSWSDPRQKWCPVQWRYIDGPTGPLTKHLDRVSLCPEFKWWNFWRGCPARRLIKNGVGLDAEKNDLLGDNCGILLYKIRPKWLRAIFRFFMWRGSICFVADYFTG, from the coding sequence ATGAGAAAGTTCCAATTGACGGGTTGGAGATGTGCCATTTTGCTTATTTATTTAGCAAGCTGGTGTAGAGATGCGTGTGTGTACGCAGTTTTCGTACCCTGGCTAGATGATGATCCTTTCCATGAGTTGCACGAAGCTGATAACCAAGCTGAAAGACACAACTTACCACCGGTTCTTCCGCCCGGTAAGTTGAGCGATGAGAACAGAAGTTTGCCAGAGAGAGGTAAAGTTCCGACCTATGTGGTAGATTACTGTCCGCTGGTTCATTTGTACAGCGAGGAAAGGTACTGGCCGGCTGATATTTCAGACTATGTGACTCATTTCAAACTCACCGATCCTTGTGGCACACCGATTATTGACCAGCAGCACTTGACCCTGaatgatttgaaaagcCATTATGCCTACAAACTTCCGAATGGCAGTTCGGTGAAGATACCGAGTGATCTCGTCTACATGACGAGTTTGGACGATTTTGACAAGGATCCCAGGTGGCTTCTGGGATTTTCTCCCGAGTACGGCACTGGTCACATCAAAAATGCTCCAGCTGTGCTCTTTGTTGCAGACAAGGGGAATGGGTGGGTCGATGCATTTTGGTTTTACTTCTATCCGTTCAATCTAGGTGCATTTGTAATGGGTTATGGCCCCTGGGGAAACCATGTGGGCGATTGGGAGCATTCGCTGGTTAGATTTTACAGGGGTGAGCCAAAGTACATCTGGATGAGTGCACACGGTGGCGGCGGGGCTTACAGATACGAAGCCCTTGAAaaggtcaagaaattgCGTCGAGAAAATGGCAAATTGACCCCGGACATTATCTACAGACCGCTAATCTTCAGTGCAAGAGGCACACATGCCAATTATGCCTCAGTCGGCCAGCACTCGCACGATGTGccattcttcttcatgcCATTAAGCGACTTCACTGACCGCGGCCCCATGTGGGATCCCTCTCTAAACTTTTACGCCTACACGTTGGACGACCTCGAAGTAGCTCCCTGCGGAGCGAAAGAACAGTCAATGGGCACGAGCTGGATTCATTACGGCGGCCGTTGGGGCGACAAACAGCTTTCCTGGAGCGACCCGCGCCAAAAATGGTGCCCCGTGCAATGGCGCTACATCGACGGACCGACAGGGCCGTTGACCAAGCATCTCGACCGCGTTTCTCTCTGCCCTGAGTTCAAATGGTGGAATTTCTGGAGGGGCTGCCCCGCTAGAAGACTTATCAAGAACGGCGTAGGCTTGGATGCTGAGAAAAACGATCTTCTAGGAGACAACTGCGGTATCCTACTCTACAAGATCAGACCCAAATGGCTACGCGCCATCTTCCGGTTCTTTATGTGGCGGGGTTCGATATGTTTTGTAGCCGACTATTTTACAGGTTAG
- the MAY24 gene encoding May24p (ancestral locus Anc_3.500), whose amino-acid sequence MAVLYNVVDIWKFTLYWTLIFNEAFYGIAGLCASYTHRRNACGLWLMAIYLFYGGLQAVAAGTVIGFLIGSIYSAGLFAMSTWIPLFCAIVQIMYDFCASCFGSGTVM is encoded by the coding sequence ATGGCGGTCCTCTACAATGTCGTAGACATTTGGAAGTTCACCCTCTACTGGACTCTTATTTTCAACGAGGCCTTCTACGGGATCGCAGGTCTCTGCGCTAGCTACACCCACAGGCGGAACGCCTGCGGGCTATGGCTCATGGCCATCTATCTCTTCTACGGCGGTTTGCAAGCAGTAGCTGCAGGAACCGTCATCGGGTTTCTCATAGGCAGCATCTACAGTGCCGGGCTCTTTGCGATGTCCACCTGGATTCCGCTCTTCTGTGCCATAGTCCAGATTATGTACGACTTCTGCGCCAGCTGTTTCGGTTCTGGCACCGTAATGTGA
- a CDS encoding cell envelope integrity protein TolA (ancestral locus Anc_3.506), with translation MMFPVIQSPCVFETLPSLNMFGFEQPVVAPVPKRRRGLGRSSGQYLRYMPSRASASLRYTVDESPEGYTLSLWKEVPDGLVAGAVESEVVKLKEESYRPNYHLVRDMWGNSYFLEEEADEEELMREAFSRLNMKTVSRKVARSLFQEYEIDLNHRGDELTVTSHKDGVSKAFEIGCRIDDVKVVGCKLNETLEYGILQIALVKSDECRGKTDNLARLIQWSQSQSTGNSEEEESQESEKARRAAEAEAQEAADKAIEEADIRAKVEAQVAAKLEAEIEARKAEEQRKKEEQQRNEEKERKQREAELRRRIAEEEREKRVKEEARRLKEQQLKEKKAFLIEQQRAKRLRSEQAKTASSPKTVTININFGNDDSNEREDTKERSDSLRRYQSPILEDVDDAEIQRFNESLSRSPQGSPILEEI, from the coding sequence ATGATGTTCCCAGTTATTCAATCACCATGTGTCTTTGAGACTTTGCCATCTCTCAACATGTTTGGTTTCGAACAACCAGTAGTGGCTCCAGTTcccaagagaagaagggGTTTGGGGCGAAGTAGTGGTCAATATCTAAGATATATGCCCTCCAGAGCTTCCGCTTCATTGAGGTACACAGTCGATGAATCGCCAGAAGGTTACACTTTGTCGCTTTGGAAGGAAGTCCCTGATGGGTTGGTTGCTGGCGCTGTTGAGAGCGAAGTCGTCAAACTCAAGGAAGAATCCTACAGGCCAAACTACCATTTGGTCCGTGACATGTGGGGCAATTCGTACTtcttggaagaagaagctgatgaggaggagctTATGCGCGAGGCTTTCTCCAGGTTAAACATGAAGACCGTAAGCCGTAAGGTTGCAAGATCGCTATTCCAGGAATACGAAATTGATTTGAACCACAGGGGCGACGAATTGACCGTTACAAGCCATAAGGATGGAGTAAGCAAGGCTTTTGAAATCGGTTGTCGGATTGACGATGTTAAAGTTGTAGGCTGCAAACTTAATGAGACGCTGGAGTACGGTATCTTGCAGATTGCACTGGTGAAGAGCGACGAGTGCAGAGGTAAGACAGACAATCTCGCTAGGTTAATCCAATGGTCGCAATCCCAATCTACTGGGaactctgaagaagaagaatctcaGGAAAGCGAGAAAGCTCGCAGAGCTGCGGAGGCGGAAGCTCAGGAAGCTGCAGACAAGGCTATAGAGGAAGCCGATATAAGGGCTAAAGTCGAAGCTCAAGTTGCAGCTAAACTGGAAGCAGAGATAGAGGCTCGCAAAGcggaagagcaaagaaagaaggaagaacagcagagaaatgaggaaaaggagagaaagcaaagagaGGCAGAACTCAGAAGACGGATTGCCGAGGAGGAGAGGGAAAAACGGGttaaagaagaagcaagaagattgaaggagcagcaactgaaagagaagaaagcattTCTAATCGAGCAACAAAGAGCAAAGAGGCTAAGGTCCGAACAAGCAAAGACTGCTTCATCTCCCAAAACGGTTACGATCAACATAAATTTCGGTAACGATGACAGCAATGAACGCGAAGACACCAAAGAGCGAAGCGACAGCCTCAGGAGATATCAGTCACCAATCCTCGAAGATGTGGATGACGCCGAAATACAGCGATTCAATGAATCTCTCAGTAGATCACCTCAAGGCTCTCCTATACTAGAGGAGATATAA
- the PRE9 gene encoding proteasome core particle subunit alpha 3 (ancestral locus Anc_3.499), with the protein MGSRRYDSRTTIFSPEGRLYQVEYALESISHAGTAIGIMASDGIVLAAERKVTSKLLEQDTSTEKLYKLNDKITVAVAGLTADAEILINTARVYAQNYLRTYNEDIPVEILVKRLSDIKQGYTQHGGLRPFGVSFIYAGCDDRYGYQLYTSNPSGNYTGWKAISVGANTSAAQTLLQVDYKDDINLEGAIELALKTLSKTTDSSALTSDRIEFATIQKGQDGQVYQKIFSPDDIQALLVKHGIAKKENDDEQDEE; encoded by the coding sequence ATGGGTTCCAGAAGGTACGATTCGAGAACTACGATCTTCTCGCCCGAAGGTCGTCTTTACCAAGTGGAATACGCGTTGGAGTCGATCTCGCATGCCGGCACAGCTATCGGAATCATGGCGTCCGATGGTATTGTGCTGGCAGCAGAGCGTAAGGTCACAAGTaagctgctggagcagGATACGTCGACGGAAAAACTGTACAAGCTGAATGACAAGATCACGGTTGCCGTGGCGGGCCTGACAGCAGATGCCGAGATACTTATAAACACCGCGAGAGTGTATGCTCAGAACTATCTGCGGACGTACAACGAAGACATACCGGTGGAGATCCTTGTGAAGAGGCTGAGCGACATAAAGCAAGGCTACACGCAGCACGGCGGGCTCAGACCGTTCGGAGTCTCGTTCATATACGCCGGCTGCGACGACAGATATGGCTACCAGCTCTACACTTCGAATCCGTCGGGGAACTACACCGGCTGGAAAGCGATCAGCGTAGGTGCCAACACCTCTGCGGCGCAGACGCTCCTCCAGGTCGACTACAAAGACGACATCAACCTGGAGGGCGCCATCGAGCTGGCGCTGAAGACCCTTTCGAAGACTACAGACAGCAGCGCCCTCACCAGCGATCGCATCGAGTTCGCGACTATCCAGAAGGGCCAGGACGGCCAGGTCTACCAAAAGATCTTCAGCCCAGACGACATCCAGGCGCTGCTGGTCAAGCACGGCATCGCAAAGAAGGAGAACGACGACGAGCAGGATGAAGAATGA
- the CBF2 gene encoding Cbf2p (ancestral locus Anc_3.504), which produces MEKEAQLRKLVDSVSPRTAHQYKSYGDRYIRWLREREVLERGEVEEEVLYRDLPFSSHLVHWFLIETVVRAREHGDGDEEDGRVASLKKVISSLKFLHRLCAIHGNKCSLDEKYLENVVRLHSNWASSRSARQTSLPVVKISLNLWNCYTETLSEKYFRTCLEKLRFLVDFHFRVYTNLSYEQRCKTRLSELQSVEGGVLCMDRKTWSSLQAYLPNSSPQVRSHMPLAVQPQALPFVCPLTSLAAYLYLRFYGVSSVTKGDGFPNLLASGADSDTWRELPLIRGKSLSDYPREETLSNYYSTVFRYCHLPYKRREYFNRSSLEYPTLSSQVFNDFFQQDSSAKASAFPNNVPFDFYQIMNFRSPYRCKEKNADETGAPQGLLVQVFPEIEQYKRKYEELTADAKQFLQLMERLRERLVLNLPWIHNFFPQHDLFRDPIFQNADFQSYFHQIIGNHLGSDSNVVPFDVLPGFDRLTRGALQDLLMEPLKVGPEDHTVHGSANGPPPAAGLGADEVLSKTYQFVQYQTLTNFQMLLSSLSSIFDKLDMKKSSREFMIHQLNLLQDTIRENINVSKPQDVGEYLKKEEQTAEEADKDQEKRKHNNGLFAIDDAQEDESEEDINGDDLQEELKFMVNELVGDRVRSTMKLQMEHWEAKIQEMITRTVSDEIAKAFAQNEEPNRKKPRLSATPSLTNNQSTSSIAAPIDDTVGTFKMNSDLTTVEDVILEWFTPNPNMNNQCVHSMNKSHGKDWRKGFEKLYKERKLIVEFYIFLVNQKEVDRYEAVAISERLRDARSEGSTLSSLAKLLRDWKKDHDNSFEGLVKDL; this is translated from the coding sequence ATGGAGAAGGAAGCGCAGTTGAGGAAGCTTGTGGACTCGGTGTCTCCGAGGACAGCTCATCAGTACAAGTCGTACGGTGACAGGTATATCAGATGGCTGAGGGAAAGGGAGGTCTTGGAGCGGGGGGAGGTCGAGGAAGAGGTGTTGTACAGGGATTTGCCGTTTTCGAGCCATCTGGTGCATTGGTTTCTCATAGAGACGGTGGTGCGGGCCAGGGAGCACGGCGATGGTGACGAGGAGGATGGCAGGGTGGCGAGTTTGAAAAAGGTTATTAGCAGCTTGAAGTTTTTGCACAGGCTCTGCGCTATCCATGGTAACAAGTGTTCGCTCGACGAAAAATATCTGGAAAATGTGGTCAGACTGCACTCGAACTGGGCGTCGTCGAGGAGTGCGAGGCAGACCAGTCTGCCGGTGGTGAAGATCTCGCTGAATTTGTGGAATTGCTACACAGAGACGCTGTCCGAGAAGTACTTCAGGACGTGTCTGGAAAAGCTGAGATTTCTGGTGGATTTCCATTTCAGGGTGTACACGAACCTGTCGTACGAGCAGAGATGCAAGACCAGGCTGTCTGAGTTGCAGAGCGTTGAGGGCGGCGTGCTGTGCATGGACCGGAAAACGTGGTCGTCGCTGCAGGCGTATCTGCCGAATTCGTCGCCGCAGGTGAGATCGCACATGCCGCTGGCGGTCCAGCCGCAGGCGCTGCCCTTTGTGTGCCCGCTTACGTCGCTGGCTGCTTACCTGTATTTGCGGTTTTACGGTGTCAGCTCTGTGACTAAGGGCGACGGTTTCCCCAACTTGCTGGCGAGCGGCGCTGATAGCGACACCTGGCGCGAGTTGCCTCTGATACGGGGCAAATCGCTGTCCGACTATCCAAGAGAGGAGACGCTGAGCAACTATTACTCTACGGTGTTTCGATACTGCCATTTGCCGTACAAGAGGCGCGAGTACTTCAACAGGAGTAGTCTCGAGTATCCGACTCTGTCGAGCCAAGTGTTCAACGATTTTTTCCAACAGGATTCCAGCGCCAAGGCGTCCGCTTTCCCAAACAACGTGCCCTTCGACTTTTATCAGATCATGAACTTCAGGTCACCTTATCGATGTAAGGAAAAAAATGCAGATGAGACGGGAGCTCCGCAGGGCCTGCTTGTTCAGGTGTTCCCCGAGATTGAACAGTACAAGCGAAAATATGAAGAGCTGACCGCGGACGCCAAGCAATTTCTGCAATTAATGGAGCGCTTGAGGGAGCGGCTGGTGCTCAATTTGCCCTGGATTCATAATTTTTTTCCTCAACACGACCTTTTCAGAGATCCCATCTTCCAAAACGCAGATTTCCAGTCCTATTTTCATCAGATCATTGGTAACCATCTTGGGAGTGACTCTAACGTTGTGCCATTTGATGTCTTACCAGGTTTCGACAGGTTGACCCGGGGAGCCCTCCAGGACCTGCTGATGGAGCCACTTAAAGTCGGCCCAGAGGATCACACGGTGCACGGATCTGCTAATGGACCACCGCCAGCTGCTGGCCTAGGGGCGGATGAAGTCTTGAGCAAAACTTATCAGTTCGTTCAATACCAGACGCTCACGAATTTCCAGATGCTTCTTTCCTCCTTATCAAGCATTTTTGATAAGCTAGacatgaagaaatcatctAGAGAGTTTATGATTCATCAGCTGAACCTTCTACAGGATACCATTAGGGAGAACATCAATGTCTCGAAACCGCAAGATGTCGGAGAatatttgaagaaggaagaacAGACAGCcgaagaagctgataaagatcaagagaagCGGAAGCATAACAACGGATTATTCGCAATCGATGATGCGCAGGAAGACGAAAGCGAAGAGGATATCAACGGTGATGACCTCCAAGAGGAACTCAAGTTTATGGTCAATGAATTGGTCGGTGATAGAGTTAGGTCCACAATGAAACTGCAAATGGAGCATTGGGAAGCcaaaattcaagaaatgATCACCAGAACAGTCAGTGATGAAATAGCAAAAGCCTTCGCTCAAAATGAAGAGCCAAACAGAAAGAAACCGAGACTGAGTGCAACACCGTCCCTCACCAATAATCAATCTACGTCCAGCATTGCAGCTCCGATTGACGACACGGTGGGGACATTCAAGATGAACTCAGATCTTACTACCGTCGAAGACGTCATACTCGAATGGTTTACGCCGAACCCTAACATGAACAACCAATGTGTCCACTCAATGAACAAATCGCATGGAAAGGACTGGAGAAAAGGTTTCGAAAAGCTGtacaaagagagaaagctTATCGTCGAATTCTACATTTTCTTGGTGAATCAAAAAGAAGTTGATAGATATGAAGCAGTAGCAATCAGCGAACGTCTCAGAGATGCCCGCTCAGAGGGCAGTACTTTGAGTTCTCTCGCGAAGCTACTCAGAGATTGGAAGAAAGATCATGACAACTCCTTCGAGGGCCTAGTGAAGGATCTATAG
- a CDS encoding MFS transporter (ancestral locus Anc_3.503) — MSEVESVDSYTSDISSALRDDQQPREYVPSNSRNSGQPLNLTRTETVKSLQEMGMTSAAPVPDINAPQTNGRPMIFPEEYTMETPTGLVPVATLQSIGRTSTAVSRTRSRQIDRRSSVSSSVAGSNSDEEVRKEKPAAGGPEEPELDPEIEFVTFVTNDPDNPHNWPLWKRWAYTIILSWLVVCVAYGSACIAGGLFTVSEKYHVGSEVAVLSVSLMVIGFSLGPLIWSPVSDLYGRRVAYFVSMGLYTIFNIPCAISPNISGLMVSRFLCGVFASSGLCLVGGSIADMFPSSTRGKAIAFFAAAPYGGPVTGPLVNGFISVCTRRMDLIFWVNMAFAGAMWIVVAFIPETYAPVILKKRAARLRKETGNPKIMTEQEAQGVDFKEMIRTCVVRPLYFAATEPVLDATCFYVCLIYSLLYAFFFAYPVIFNELYGYKDNLIGLMLIPILIGALMALAFTFWCESQYLKLIKTRRATPEDRLLGSMIGAPFAAIALWILGATSYKHIIWVGPASSGIAFGFGMVLIYYSLNNYIIDCYVQYASSALATKVFLRSAGGAAFPLFITQMYHRLGLQWASWLLAFIATAMIALPFGFKRWGKELRHKLSSKDYSIDSIDA, encoded by the coding sequence ATGTCAGAAGTGGAGTCCGTGGATTCGTACACCTCGGACATCTCGTCCGCGTTGAGGGATGACCAGCAACCCCGGGAGTATGTTCCGTCGAACAGCAGGAACAGCGGCCAGCCGCTGAACCTGACCAGGACCGAGACGGTCAAGTCGCTGCAGGAGATGGGGATGACCTCCGCGGCGCCCGTGCCCGACATCAACGCGCCGCAGACAAACGGGAGGCCGATGATTTTCCCGGAGGAGTACACCATGGAGACGCCGACGGGGCTGGTGCCCGTGGCTACGCTGCAGTCGATCGGCAGGACGTCGACGGCGGTCTCGAGGACGAGAAGCAGACAGATCGACCGGCGGTCGTCGGTGTCGTCGTCCGTGGCGGGGAGCAACTCGGACGAGGAGGTCCGGAAGGAGAAGCCGGCGGCCGGCGGGCCCGAGGAGCCGGAGCTGGATCCCGAGATCGAATTCGTGACGTTTGTCACCAACGACCCGGACAACCCGCACAACTGGCCGCTGTGGAAGCGGTGGGCGTACACGATCATTCTGTCGTGGCTCGTGGTGTGTGTCGCGTACGGGTCCGCGTGCATCGCGGGCGGGCTGTTCACGGTCTCGGAGAAGTACCACGTCGGGTCCGAGGTGGCGGTGCTCTCTGTGTCGCTGATGGTGATTGGGTTTTCGCTCGGGCCGCTGATCTGGTCGCCCGTGAGCGACCTGTACGGGAGAAGAGTGGCGTACTTCGTCTCAATGGGGCTGTACACGATCTTCAACATCCCGTGTGCGATCTCGCCAAACATCTCTGGGCTCATGGTCAGCCGGTTCCTCTGCGGCGTGTTTGCCTCGTCCGGTCTCTGTCTGGTCGGCGGCTCGATCGCGGACATGTTCCCGAGCTCGACAAGAGGTAAAGCGATCGCATTCTTTGCAGCAGCGCCTTACGGCGGTCCGGTGACGGGCCCCCTCGTCAACGGATTCATCTCCGTGTGCACTCGTAGGATGGATCTGATCTTCTGGGTCAACATGGCGTTCGCCGGCGCGATGTGGATTGTCGTTGCTTTCATCCCAGAGACATATGCACCCGtgattctgaagaaaagagccGCTAGGCTGAGAAAGGAGACTGGCAACCCGAAGATCATGACCGAGCAGGAAGCGCAAGGCGTCGATTTCAAGGAGATGATTCGGACGTGTGTCGTGAGACCATTGTATTTCGCCGCCACCGAGCCTGTTCTTGACGCTACGTGTTTCTACGTGTGTTTGATCTACTCTCTTCTATACGCGTTCTTCTTCGCTTACCCAGTGATCTTCAACGAACTGTATGGGTACAAGGATAACTTGATCGGGTTGATGCTGATTCCGATTCTTATCGGAGCGCTGATGGCGCTCGCTTTCACATTCTGGTGCGAGAGCCAGTActtgaagttgatcaaGACACGACGGGCGACCCCCGAGGATCGGCTGCTGGGATCGATGATTGGGGCGCCGTTCGCAGCCATCGCGTTGTGGATCCTTGGTGCTACCTCTTACAAACATATCATATGGGTCGGTCCCGCATCTTCCGGCATTGCGTTCGGGTTCGGCATGGTTTTGATTTACTACAGTTTGAACAACTATATCATTGACTGCTATGTTCAGTACGCGTCCAGCGCTCTCGCCACCAAAGTTTTCTTGAGATCCGCCGGTGGTGCAGCTTTCCCCTTGTTCATCACCCAAATGTACCACAGATTGGGCTTGCAATGGGCCTCTTGGCTGCTGGCCTTCATCGCTACCGCCATGATCGCGTTGCCCTTCGGGTTCAAAAGATGGGGCAAGGAGTTGAGACACAAGTTATCAAGTAAAGATTACTCTATCGACTCAATCGAtgcttga
- the NCA2 gene encoding Nca2p (ancestral locus Anc_3.502), with the protein MITDKYIIHCFHQVDQNLEACLQRFSLGPAQTVQASDNAKLQRLQEDLLEIKAIITKITDAAQDAVSRRYLDIDYDTILRVIKNLPEAQQDRELTQIEVIVKNSISEYVILICYYTITNECLSFLPVAYDTRNYYQNVGDSKVKSLLYSLQNSPAKLFDFGRQVYDKIDKLNAYQSTSKLSLETLRKFGYDIVDELRPQFSRAMMVRNFQLVGLPLESRRWVSLVFDLPRAMIRDELHKKTESLDNLTKEYTSKLGRLISEFQKSQCSQDPADKAKPNALKKFLKLPSESTLSDVAQQTMRFHSEIKAMQVQKPGKLIRYWPTALLSLAYGPISLLYLWDARYRILQFFQENVVDFAKGLLYNWVYVPLKHVWATVRHDEDSSMAVMSKGTLDSEVNSLTRMIVSFVNENSGSPVNDEVLIEKVQQGDLTKFMEIYETQLRHPIRNIVSGDLVRSLLIQVQKTKVDGSLALNGIDKMLQSQQLVFGVVAISPALLILYTTTVCLFRLIKLGTVWSNMQEYREKLSTSLNNLERILNYAGNEDDEKYLNQGLLTIEVCNVAKLGTLLIPKQRHNEWLRDVEEVADFKLVEEAKFKVISRIYHVYGRYF; encoded by the coding sequence ATGATAACAGACAAGTACATTATCCATTGTTTCCATCAAGTTGATCAGAACTTAGAAGCGTGTCTGCAACGCTTCTCGTTGGGGCCAGCGCAAACAGTACAGGCATCGGATAATGCCAAGCTCCAACGCCTGCAAGAGGACTTACTGGAGATCAAGGCTATTATCACCAAGATCACAGACGCAGCGCAAGACGCAGTATCCAGGCGATACTTGGACATCGACTATGATACAATTCTGAGAGTGATCAAGAATCTTCCCGAGGCACAACAGGATCGTGAGCTAACACAGATAGAAGTTATTGTAAAGAACTCCATTTCTGAATATGTGATACTGATATGTTACTACACTATTACCAATGAATGTTTGTCGTTTCTACCGGTAGCCTATGATACTCGAAACTATTATCAAAATGTGGGCGATTCTAAAGTGAAGTCCCTGCTGTATTCGCTGCAGAATTCGCCCGCGAAGCTGTTCGACTTTGGGAGACAAGTCTATGATAAGATAGACAAATTAAACGCATATCAATCAACTAGCAAACTATCCCTGGAAACTTTGCGGAAGTTTGGTTATGATATCGTTGATGAGTTAAGGCCCCAGTTCAGTAGAGCGATGATGGTACGCAACTTTCAGCTGGTTGGACTCCCATTAGAATCAAGGAGATGGGTTTCTCTCGTGTTTGATCTTCCTCGCGCCATGATTCGCGATGAACTGCATAAGAAGACTGAATCGCTTGATAACTTAACCAAGGAATATACTAGCAAGCTTGGTAGATTAATCAGTGAATTTCAGAAGAGCCAGTGTAGCCAGGACCCAGCTGATAAGGCTAAACCAAAcgccttgaagaaatttctgAAGCTGCCCAGCGAAAGCACTTTATCTGACGTGGCTCAACAAACTATGAGATTCCACTCTGAGATCAAGGCTATGCAAGTTCAGAAGCCGGGGAAATTGATAAGATACTGGCCAACTGCTCTCCTCAGTTTAGCATACGGACCAATTTCCCTGTTATACTTATGGGATGCGAGGTATAGAATCTTACAGTTCTTTCAGGAAAACGTTGTTGATTTCGCAAAAGGACTGCTTTACAACTGGGTATACGTACCTTTGAAACACGTTTGGGCCACTGTGAGGCATGACGAGGACAGCTCTATGGCTGTAATGTCAAAAGGTACATTGGACTCGGAAGTTAATTCTCTTACTCGAATGATTGTAAGTTTTGTCAATGAAAACTCTGGTTCCCCAGTCAACGATGAAGTGCTTATTGAAAAAGTGCAGCAAGGAGATCTGACCAAATTCATGGAAATTTACGAAACTCAGTTGAGACATCCGATCAGGAACATAGTCTCCGGAGATCTTGTGCGGTCGCTATTAATCCAGGTACAAAAAACAAAGGTCGACGGTTCCCTAGCGCTGAACGGAATCGATAAAATGCTGCAGTCTCAGCAACTTGTCTTCGGCGTTGTGGCCATCTCTCCCGCACTGCTGATCCTATACACTACTACCGTATGCCTATTCAGACTGATTAAATTGGGAACCGTCTGGTCCAATATGCAGGAGTACAGGGAAAAGCTGAGCACCAGCCTCAACAATCTTGAAAGGATACTCAATTACGCAGGCAAcgaggatgatgaaaagtACCTGAACCAGGGATTGCTCACCATAGAAGTCTGCAATGTGGCAAAGTTGGGGACTCTTCTAATCCCCAAGCAACGGCATAACGAGTGGCTCAGAGATGTCGAGGAAGTAGCGGACTTCAAGCTTGTTGAGGAGGCAAAATTCAAAGTAATAAGCAGGATATACCATGTTTACGGCAGATACTTCTGA